A window from Culex pipiens pallens isolate TS chromosome 3, TS_CPP_V2, whole genome shotgun sequence encodes these proteins:
- the LOC120412893 gene encoding mitotic spindle assembly checkpoint protein MAD1, producing MENNRAENTGHGDTIDDSFTSLSKRLSFDYLNASFELNRKKRKLYDMNDISSDGHNSTVDERNVSQEGFGGGVSQCSIAVQSPWETRRMKADLIEARSRITMLKKEIEHQNTELATSQLKSQHKISSLEKELAHSVKKVTDLEKHVSTLRKREQVAKEELVKTKNQFNILKQSSDDELFELRRAVKEWEQKYDYETGQLNSEIRDLNQQMMDIEDQLSMVQEELDSYKELTDSLQSKANSYDSTKKELDDSQERLAEAESKIKSLEYEIGSYEDWKNLSKLSTSRLANYTEMEKEVGRLKEESRNLHGVIGNKMLLEEQVASLKTRLENFEKNEVDVVTVSVKVKELERELADWRKLAVDFCPKNSACNPVVVRSHIDQILQKDLILTNEKTSVKNEKNQVQAAIAETKSENEQLQKQLEDYKRSLKHHQSILHRVQKKLHLVVGERDCWKQLLDSYEKDLTINPSTVSNQEQLMRTRIDMLEKQLVGYRELNGKLEGELQSAKSIPESMGMDSALTSEQYEKLRREIDTLRLENDKLKRRKEELELELENVTLRAELNRDRFQVVRYTDSPANEAYEAHGKELEKLQAEIERLRMRNRKLEEGNDELTMRLNDSNMTMNVMELNNMRAQVQSLEAKNQHIKEIYKAASNEFREVCYMLFGYRVDRVGNTNYRISSMYAESEEEYLNFRLNESGTVLNMLETAYSESLADMVQSQLGTHGSLPAFLSNLTLDLFNRTTVMVQG from the exons ATGGAGAATAACCGGGCGGAGAACACCGGCCATGGGGACACGATCGACGATAGCTTCACCTCGCTGTCGAAGCGGCTCAGCTTCGACTATTTGAACGCGTCCTTCGAGCTGA ATCGCAAAAAGCGCAAACTGTACGACATGAACGACATCTCGTCGGACGGGCACAACAGCACGGTGGACGAGCGGAACGTCAGCCAGGAGGGTTTTGGAGGTGGCGTTTCGCAGTGTTCGATTGCGGTGCAGAGTCCGTGGGAGACGCGCCGGATGAAGGCGGATCTGATTGAGGCCCGGTCGCGGATCACGATGCTGAAGAAGGAGATCGAGCACCAGAACACGGAGCTGGCCACGTCGCAGCTAAAGAGTCAGCACAAGATTTCCTCGCTGGAGAAGGAGCTGGCGCACTCGGTGAAGAAGGTGACGGATTTGGAGAAGCATGTGTCGACGTTGAGGAAGCGGGAACAGGTGGCGAAGGAGGAGCTGGTCAAGACGAAGAATcagttcaacattttgaagcaaTCGTCGGACGATGAGCTGTTTGAGCTGCGGCGGGCGGTGAAGGAGTGGGAGCAAAAGTACGATTACGAGACTGGCCAGCTGAATTCGGAGATTCGCGATTTGAACCAGCAGATGATGGACATTGAGGATCAGCTGTCGATGGTTCAGGAAGAGCTGGATTCGTATAAGGAGCTGACGGATTCACTTCAATCGAAGGCAAATTCTTACGATTCTACAAAGAAAGAGCTTGACGACTCGCAGGAACGACTTGCGGAGGCAGAATCAAAGATAAAATCTCTTGAGTATGAAATTGGAAGCTACGAGGATTGGAAGAACCTCTCTAAACTGTCCACATCCCGGCTAGCAAACTACACCGAAATGGAAAAGGAAGTTGGTCGGCTGAAGGAAGAGTCAAGAAATTTGCACGGCGTCATTGGCAACAAAATGCTGCTGGAGGAACAGGTGGCCAGCCTGAAGACCCGcttggaaaactttgaaaagaACGAAGTTGACGTTGTCACCGTCAGCGTCAAGGTCAAAGAGCTCGAGCGTGAACTGGCGGATTGGCGCAAACTGGCCGTCGATTTCTGTCCGAAGAATTCCGCCTGCAACCCGGTGGTCGTCCGCTCTCACATTGACCAGATCCTGCAGAAGGACCTCATCCTGACGAACGAGAAAACCTCGGTCAAAAACGAAAAGAATCAGGTTCAGGCGGCCATCGCCGAGACCAAGTCGGAGAACGAGCAGCTGCAGAAACAGCTGGAAGACTACAAGCGCTCGCTGAAGCACCACCAGTCGATTCTGCATCGCGTCCAGAAGAAGCTGCACCTGGTCGTGGGCGAACGGGACTGCTGGAAGCAGTTGCTCGACAGCTACGAGAAGGACTTGACGATCAACCCGAGCACGGTGAGCAACCAGGAGCAGCTGATGCGCACCCGGATTGACATGCTCGAGAAGCAGCTGGTCGGCTATCGGGAGCTGAACGGGAAGTTGGAGGGGGAGCTGCAGTCGGCAAAATCGATACCCGAGTCGATGGGTATGGACTCGGCCCTCACCAGTGAGCAGTACGAGAAGCTTCGGCGCGAGATTGACACGCTTCGGTTGGAAAACGACAAACTCAAGCGGCGCAAGGAGGAACTGGAGCTGGAGTTGGAAAACGTCACGCTGCGTGCGGAGTTGAACCGCGATCGGTTCCAGGTGGTCCGCTACACCGATTCCCCCGCGAACGAGGCGTACGAAGCCCACGGGAAGGAGCTGGAGAAGCTGCAGGCGGAAATCGAGCGGCTTCGGATGCGCAACCGAAAGTTGGAGGAGGGAAATGACGAGCTGACGATGCGGCTGAACGACAGCAACATGACGATGAACGTGATGGAGCTGAACAACATGCGCGCCCAGGTCCAGTCGCTCGAAGCGAAGAATCAGCACATCAAGGAGATCTACAAAGCGGCCAGCAACGAGTTCCGCGAGGTGTGCTACATGCTGTTCGGATATCGCGTAGACCGCGTCGGCAACACCAACTACCGGATCTCGAGCATGTACGCCGAGAGCGAGGAAGAGTACCTCAACTTCCGGCTGAACGAGTCCGGCACGGTGCTGAACATGCTCGAGACGGCCTACAGCGAGTCACTTGCGGACATGGTTCAGTCGCAACTGGGCACGCACGGCTCGCTGCCCGCGTTCCTCAGCAATCTGACGCTGGACCTGTTCAACCGGACGACGGTCATGGTGCAGGGTTGA